A window of Opisthocomus hoazin isolate bOpiHoa1 chromosome 11, bOpiHoa1.hap1, whole genome shotgun sequence genomic DNA:
GCTGGCTCTGGGGCGGCAGCCCCGGCAGGAGACGGCCGCGGCGAGGAGgcggggggccgcgccgccgcaTCTCCTCAGCGCCGCCATAGTCCCGCCGGACGCCGCGGCCTCGCGGCAGCCCCGCGCGcgaccccgctcccctccgcgctCCGGCGCGCGGCGGCACCCGTCGGGCGGCCAATCCCCACCGCGCGGAGCGAGGGGTCCGGCCCGCGCCGCGCCACGCCACGCCTCgccacgccccgccccgcctcgccgcgagggggccgggggcgcggcgctcgcggcggggggcgggaggtcccgggcggcgcggcgcgccGCGCTCCGAGCCCTcaggcgggggctgcggggcgggcggacGGGGGTCCCTGGCCTGCGGCCCCGCCCCCAACCCGGccctcggccccgccccggccaATCAGGCGAGGCGAGCAGTCCCGGGCAGTGTCACGTGTGTGCAGACCACGTCCTTCCGTTCCGCTGTTTCCAGGGCccgggagcccgcgctggaggtgaggggcgcgcggcgcggggtcGCGCGCTGGGCGCCGCGCTGATTGGTTGCGCGCTCCCGCCGGCccggagagggaaggagggggcgACGGGGAGGAGGGGCCGCTAtggccgcccgcccgctccccagGGGCGAAGCTGGGCCCGGGCGAGCCGCCCCTCCGCCCCCCGCCAACGCGACGGGGAACACGGGGGGGCGGTGTCTgcggccccgcgcccggggcTCCCCCGCAGCGGGCTCGGCCTGCCGGTCGGGGTTGGGCAGCGAGGCGCTGGGGGCCGCGGTGCGCCTTGGGCCGCCCCTCAGACGCGTCCCCGCTGTCTTCTCTGtccgtggggggctgcaggcggCGGTCCCGGCCCGGCCATGCTGGTGAGCAGGAAGGTGAGGCGGCTGCTGCGGCTGGTGCCGGGGAGGCAGCGCTTCGGCGTGTACAGGTTCCtgcccttcttcttcctcctcggGGGAGCCATGGAGTGGTTCATGATTAACGTCCGCCTTGGCAAGGAGACCTTCTGTAAGTGAGGGCCGCGCCGCAGCGGAGCCGtcgctgccccccagcaccccacccccccgccgggCCTGCTCCGGTACCGTCTGCTACAGCTCGGCACGGCGGCGGGGGACACACATCCAGGCacaccacccaccccccccccccgccccgtcctcaCCGAGGGGTCTTTAAAGAGAAACTTCTCTCTGCAGccagacttctcttcttctccaggtgcagcctccctAGCAGAAGACCCAAACTGGGTTAAAGTTactaaattagattttttttttccactgaaaaagacTCAGCAGGGTTGTCAGAGTTTAAAGGGAGGTGTGGGTTCATCCAAGGCCTGACTTTTTTAATTAGGTCATTGAAAATGAAGTATGAAAACGAGTCATGAGCGCTTGGCTGCGGCACTCCGTTTCTAGAACATAAAGCATTTAGTTTTAATGCGGCATTCTTTCCTTTAAGAAACCTTTCTAGAAATTGTGTACTGCAGAAAAAGGATCAGCTCTACCAGGTGTGATAGGAGAATATTCTGATTTTCATAGGGAGTCTGGCTGAATCTCCTGTACAATCAGAGCTGGATACGATTTCCGTAGCTGACAAACTCACTGCTAATGCGACTGCTGCTCGTGCTCACTTCTGAAGGCACGGCTTTGGTGTCGTTTTGCAGTTTAATATTTCTGAGCTATGCCTGTATAGTAATAAAGTCCGGTTAGAAACCAAAGCACAATATTTGTGTAGCAGCCATTATATTTTAGCTCAAGCCAtattttcttggggaaaaaaaaaattgctatgcCTAAGTGATACTGTACTATCCTAATAATAATTGTGCAGTTTGGCCTTATTACTGCTCCATAATCCATGCCGAGTGACAGTGCACAAGACCGATAACGTCCTTTTTTTTGGTCAGTGAGAGATTTGGTGATGGATATTTAGGGGTGATGAGGGTGAGGGGAGGCAGGAAGAACGACTGGGAAGACTATGGAGGTTGGTATATTCccatgtggttttttgtttttttaaaaaaagctaaaatcctgaagccatgctggcagtCCTCAGGCATTGGCCTTTGTGCCTGTAATTCAATTTCCCTTTGGCTTCAGCTAGTCTGGGCATTTGTGTTTTTCATTACCCTCATGGGACAGTAGACAAATGACTCTATCACAGTGGAAGCTCAGTTTCCGTATAAAAACATTTCACCAGGCCTGATGGGAAGAACTTTAGCCTGGATGGGAGGGAGAACGTGAGCTATTTTTAAGTGGTAATAAGGATTTGTGTTGGCTTGAATTTTCAGTTGCCT
This region includes:
- the UQCC5 gene encoding ubiquinol-cytochrome c reductase complex assembly factor 5, translating into MLVSRKVRRLLRLVPGRQRFGVYRFLPFFFLLGGAMEWFMINVRLGKETFYDVYRRKRSERQYEARIGKNEF